Proteins from a single region of Catenulispora sp. EB89:
- the eccD gene encoding type VII secretion integral membrane protein EccD, whose protein sequence is MNTDDELCRLTLLTPSGRVEVAAPAAPPLADLLPDLLRHVPGAAGAASAAGTARAAETAGTASRRGGTTDSRTGVRPGAIWVLQRLGGAPLDPGKSLAALGVLDGDVLHVRPVGDALPPSVFDDVADAAATATRDRTNRWRRADSRTACLAAACTVLMIGAAALAASGSSGTRGRALPQGTAASASAGTSWPVVSAVAAAISVLLIGCAAYLARGLRDAVGGAVIGCCALPFAAVAGAAGSAGTRTLSHFGAQQVLTGGAAMVIAAALAGSAAASPNRTSTAPVFVGAGVLAFLLALGGGIAGWWPTGGRAGASAAVVCLGLLLAALAPAAALRLAGLSPLGVPGDAEHMRRDDERVDGQRVRRQSTVADSALSALLVSVGIADIGAFAQLTTPRSGDSLSVYCALALVACAALVTVLRSRSFAGRTQRLALFVPALAAAALLARYATAHGGTVGGLSVAGCAATAALGLIAAATSDHKPGSHPYRDRAADLVETVAALATLPLAFEVLAVFSQARSS, encoded by the coding sequence GTGAACACCGATGACGAGCTGTGCCGGCTGACACTGCTCACTCCCAGCGGCCGGGTCGAGGTCGCGGCCCCGGCGGCGCCGCCGCTGGCCGACCTGCTGCCCGATCTGCTGCGACACGTGCCCGGCGCGGCCGGGGCGGCCAGCGCGGCCGGCACGGCCCGGGCGGCGGAGACGGCCGGAACCGCGTCGCGCCGTGGCGGCACCACCGATTCCCGGACCGGGGTACGGCCGGGCGCCATCTGGGTCCTGCAACGCCTCGGCGGCGCGCCGCTGGATCCCGGCAAGAGCCTGGCCGCGCTGGGTGTGCTCGACGGAGACGTCCTGCATGTCCGTCCCGTCGGCGACGCGCTGCCGCCCTCGGTGTTCGACGACGTGGCGGACGCCGCGGCGACGGCGACCCGGGACCGGACGAATCGCTGGCGACGTGCCGACAGCCGGACGGCGTGCCTCGCCGCGGCGTGCACGGTACTCATGATCGGGGCGGCGGCTCTGGCAGCGAGCGGTTCGAGCGGCACACGGGGCCGGGCACTGCCGCAGGGCACTGCCGCATCGGCGTCCGCAGGCACCTCGTGGCCGGTCGTGAGCGCGGTCGCCGCGGCGATCTCGGTTCTGCTCATCGGATGCGCGGCCTACCTGGCACGCGGGTTGCGCGACGCGGTCGGCGGTGCGGTGATCGGCTGCTGCGCGCTGCCGTTCGCGGCGGTCGCCGGGGCCGCGGGATCAGCCGGTACCAGAACCCTGAGTCACTTCGGAGCACAGCAAGTCCTGACCGGCGGCGCGGCGATGGTGATCGCGGCGGCCCTGGCCGGATCGGCTGCGGCAAGCCCGAACCGCACCTCGACCGCGCCGGTGTTCGTCGGCGCCGGCGTCCTGGCATTCCTCCTGGCGCTCGGCGGCGGGATCGCCGGCTGGTGGCCGACCGGCGGCCGGGCCGGTGCGTCGGCGGCTGTGGTGTGTCTGGGTTTGCTGCTCGCGGCCCTGGCACCGGCGGCGGCGCTGCGGCTGGCCGGCTTGTCGCCGCTCGGGGTCCCCGGGGACGCCGAGCACATGCGCCGCGACGACGAGCGCGTCGACGGGCAGCGGGTCCGCCGGCAGAGCACGGTCGCCGACTCCGCGTTGTCGGCGCTGCTCGTGAGCGTCGGCATCGCGGACATCGGGGCGTTCGCCCAACTCACCACGCCACGGTCCGGCGACAGCCTTTCCGTGTACTGCGCACTTGCGCTCGTCGCCTGCGCAGCGCTCGTCACGGTCCTGCGGTCCCGGTCCTTCGCGGGCCGTACGCAGCGGCTCGCACTGTTCGTCCCGGCTCTGGCCGCCGCGGCTCTGCTGGCCCGCTACGCGACAGCGCACGGCGGAACCGTCGGCGGATTGAGCGTGGCCGGATGCGCCGCGACCGCCGCGCTCGGCCTGATCGCCGCCGCCACCTCCGACCACAAGCCGGGCTCGCATCCGTACCGGGACCGGGCCGCGGATCTGGTCGAGACCGTCGCCGCCCTCGCGACGCTCCCGCTCGCCTTCGAAGTGCTCGCCGTGTTCAGCCAGGCCCGGAGCAGCTGA
- a CDS encoding YbaB/EbfC family nucleoid-associated protein gives MAEPTTPIDDASARLLMTMLESAARNMRSWLAERHRGSSSDGEVTVEVGPTGVLLALTIDEQARRRLDARTLGDRVVAAVRAAEAAERMAYARRFPGRSR, from the coding sequence ATGGCTGAGCCCACGACGCCGATCGACGACGCGTCAGCCCGGCTGCTGATGACGATGCTGGAGTCGGCAGCCCGGAACATGCGGTCCTGGCTGGCCGAACGCCACCGCGGCAGCAGCAGCGACGGCGAGGTCACTGTGGAGGTCGGGCCGACCGGCGTGCTGCTGGCGCTGACGATCGACGAACAGGCCCGGCGGCGGCTGGACGCGCGGACGCTGGGCGACCGGGTGGTGGCGGCGGTGCGAGCGGCGGAGGCTGCCGAGCGAATGGCTTATGCGCGGCGCTTTCCGGGGCGGTCGAGGTAA
- the eccB gene encoding type VII secretion protein EccB — translation MSVSRRDLAQAHAFGVGRLLSALLRGDPDEAHPATRRMIGGTVGSLGLALLGTLGIGVYGASHPQDSAAWRTPGAIIQVRETGERLVLIGGVLHPVLNFTSARLLAGSTPSIVAVGRSALDGTPRGLPVGLPGAPDGVPAPDQLVTGPWSVCAEPGAGGVPAATMFVGAQPGGLTVDAGHALVVSAPDGTLYLVWNGTRLRVPAPHALIALGYPAGLAPRPVEATWLDSVPQGPDLSAPSSPSGTVAVLGRKGVAVGTVFAIAGTGATPDYYVARHDGLAPISQTDALLTAFQNNTRIDDSATRAQLAAEPRIIAGVSVPGHPPTPVPLQDGPVATCSEVWAADSPPAVVLAASQGSASQPRIRVTGGHGALVRAEPAPGVTTGTLYLITDTGLKYPLPDLDVAGRLGYAGVTPTAVPTRILALIPTGTTLDPAAAAAYHDPSSTGTTQ, via the coding sequence ATGTCGGTATCCCGCCGCGACCTCGCCCAAGCCCACGCGTTCGGCGTCGGCCGCCTGCTGTCCGCGCTGCTGCGCGGCGATCCGGACGAAGCACATCCCGCCACCCGCCGCATGATCGGCGGCACCGTGGGCAGCCTCGGCCTGGCTCTTCTGGGCACCCTGGGGATCGGAGTCTACGGCGCCTCCCACCCCCAGGACAGCGCCGCCTGGCGCACTCCCGGCGCGATCATCCAGGTCCGCGAGACCGGTGAACGCCTTGTGCTGATCGGCGGCGTCCTGCATCCCGTCCTCAACTTCACCTCGGCGCGGCTGCTGGCCGGGAGTACGCCTTCGATCGTGGCCGTCGGCCGATCAGCACTCGACGGTACGCCGCGCGGCCTGCCGGTCGGCCTGCCCGGCGCTCCGGACGGAGTCCCGGCCCCGGATCAGCTGGTCACCGGGCCCTGGAGCGTGTGCGCTGAACCCGGCGCGGGCGGCGTTCCGGCGGCGACCATGTTCGTCGGCGCGCAGCCCGGCGGCCTCACCGTCGACGCCGGCCACGCGCTCGTGGTCTCGGCTCCCGACGGCACGCTCTACCTGGTGTGGAACGGGACACGGCTGCGCGTCCCGGCCCCGCACGCCCTCATCGCCCTGGGCTATCCGGCCGGCCTGGCACCACGGCCGGTGGAGGCGACCTGGCTGGACTCGGTGCCGCAGGGTCCTGACCTGTCGGCGCCGTCGTCGCCGTCCGGCACCGTCGCGGTCCTCGGACGCAAAGGCGTCGCCGTCGGCACCGTCTTCGCCATCGCCGGAACCGGCGCCACCCCGGACTACTACGTCGCGCGCCACGACGGCCTGGCCCCGATCAGCCAGACGGACGCGCTGCTGACGGCGTTCCAGAACAACACGCGCATCGACGACTCCGCGACCCGCGCACAGCTCGCCGCCGAACCGCGCATCATCGCCGGCGTTTCGGTCCCCGGCCATCCGCCGACGCCGGTGCCGCTCCAGGACGGCCCGGTCGCCACGTGCTCCGAGGTCTGGGCCGCCGACTCGCCGCCGGCGGTCGTCCTCGCCGCGTCGCAGGGATCCGCTTCCCAGCCGCGGATCCGGGTCACGGGCGGCCACGGCGCCCTCGTCCGGGCCGAACCGGCGCCGGGCGTCACGACCGGCACGCTGTACCTGATCACCGACACCGGCCTGAAGTACCCGCTGCCGGACCTGGACGTCGCGGGCCGGCTCGGCTACGCCGGCGTGACCCCGACCGCGGTGCCCACGCGGATCCTGGCCCTGATCCCGACCGGCACGACGCTGGACCCGGCCGCGGCGGCCGCCTACCATGACCCCTCCTCGACCGGGACCACACAGTGA
- the mycP gene encoding type VII secretion-associated serine protease mycosin — protein MRRAASAAGVLILSTLPYAAAATSAGAATPTPQTCPDAASALTAVSASAAVPWAQTRLDFSRVWPLTRGDGVKVAVIDTGVDASVPQLSGHVDAGADVIGTAGVGTLDCHGHGTAVAGIIAAQPAAGTGFAGVAPGARIIPVRQSIGDSDGTAGTLATAIRRAADLGAGVINTSLVSLTSTPELRAAVEYAQARGAVIVAAAGNQQQGGDPRTYPAAYPGVIAVAATGPDDAVAQFSETGDYVGVAAPGVQVASLARGSGDVLVDGTSFAAPFVSGVVALVRAYHPGLSPEQVRHRIEATADHPAGALPGAALGWGIVDPYSAVTAVLPEEGKAVRTAVVSPGSAPAGAFARRPAAISSGAAGFAAAAGGIVLGAWAAAAAGRKARRARGHEGEGGELQLGTVELKRPRRTGRRRPPRNQRPARDGRTKELLVRR, from the coding sequence GTGAGGCGCGCCGCATCCGCCGCCGGCGTCCTGATACTCAGCACCCTGCCGTACGCGGCGGCCGCCACTTCCGCCGGCGCCGCCACCCCCACGCCGCAGACCTGCCCGGACGCCGCTTCCGCGCTTACCGCCGTCTCCGCCTCGGCCGCCGTTCCCTGGGCCCAGACCAGGCTCGACTTCTCCCGGGTCTGGCCTCTGACCCGCGGCGACGGAGTCAAGGTCGCGGTGATCGACACCGGAGTCGACGCGAGCGTCCCGCAGCTGTCCGGGCACGTGGACGCCGGCGCGGACGTGATCGGCACGGCCGGGGTGGGCACGCTCGACTGCCACGGCCACGGCACGGCGGTCGCCGGCATCATCGCGGCACAGCCCGCCGCCGGGACCGGCTTCGCCGGCGTCGCGCCGGGCGCTCGCATCATCCCGGTGCGGCAGAGCATCGGCGACAGCGACGGCACCGCCGGGACGCTCGCGACCGCGATCCGCCGGGCGGCCGACCTCGGGGCCGGGGTCATCAACACCTCGCTGGTCTCCCTCACGTCCACCCCCGAGCTGCGCGCCGCCGTCGAGTACGCGCAGGCGCGCGGCGCGGTCATCGTGGCCGCGGCGGGGAACCAGCAGCAGGGCGGCGATCCGCGGACCTACCCGGCCGCGTATCCCGGTGTCATCGCGGTCGCGGCGACGGGGCCGGACGACGCGGTCGCGCAGTTCTCCGAGACCGGCGACTATGTCGGGGTCGCGGCGCCCGGGGTGCAGGTGGCGAGCCTGGCCAGGGGCTCGGGGGACGTGCTCGTCGACGGTACGAGCTTCGCCGCGCCGTTCGTGAGCGGGGTGGTGGCGCTGGTGCGGGCCTACCACCCGGGGCTGTCGCCGGAACAGGTGCGGCACCGGATCGAGGCGACGGCGGACCATCCGGCCGGAGCACTCCCGGGGGCGGCGCTCGGGTGGGGGATCGTGGACCCCTATTCGGCGGTGACGGCGGTGCTGCCGGAGGAGGGGAAGGCGGTGCGAACGGCCGTCGTGAGCCCCGGATCGGCGCCGGCTGGAGCGTTCGCACGGCGGCCCGCGGCGATCTCGTCGGGCGCGGCGGGGTTCGCCGCGGCGGCGGGCGGGATCGTGCTCGGGGCGTGGGCGGCGGCTGCGGCCGGGCGGAAGGCCCGGCGCGCGAGGGGGCACGAGGGCGAGGGCGGCGAACTTCAGCTCGGGACGGTCGAGCTGAAACGGCCACGGCGGACCGGTCGTCGCCGACCGCCGCGCAATCAGCGACCCGCGAGGGACGGGCGGACGAAGGAGCTTTTGGTACGGCGCTGA
- the eccCa gene encoding type VII secretion protein EccCa: MTTILFRRPARLPAPPIPAGDIALVPPPAVAENDGDAMGSALQFLPMGLGSLGSVMMFTSRGASPQGMLGGGMLGLSSIGMGVAQFGQRGGQRKRKVAGERRDYLRYLDQLRKQVGQAAAAQRAALCWTLPDPATLWQIADSPRLWERQAGDEDFGDVRVATGRQRLAVRLEPPETKPFEDLDPLCSVALRRFIRAHSSVGDLPLGISTTAFGRIALTGDRDAARGLARAMVAHLATLQGPDDLVVAAGFPAGSLPEWDWIKWLPHSAHPESRDAAGPLRLITDGAGLDHLVSGFLRGRGGWGSAYTGPHVLIVVDGDSPAAGALRGFAGVTVLDVSGTVPDSGVPSLRLDVSTDALCTVGTDPSGEPVRTKIGAPDSLTRTEARAVARTLARFRLPAAGGPPAAAGPVGFSALLGIGDPRRLDPLRAWRPRPPADRLRVPIGVDEHGAAVCLDIKESAQGGFGPHGLVVGATGSGKSELLRTLVLGLAATHSSAELNLVLVDFKGGATFAGLADLPHTAAVITNLADELTLVDRMRDALHGEMVRRQELLRAAGNFASLLDYEQARARGAALEALPSLFIVVDEFSELLSSRPDFSELFVMIGRLGRSLGVHLLLASQRLEEGRLRGLETHLSYRIGLRTFSASESRLVLGVGDAYELPRDPGHGYLKFDTQSMVRFRAAYVSGPYTAQTVTSGGPATTRARVVTFSARNGAPTAEADPVRESPVHQDSDGTTVLDLVVAALKGKGPAPHRVWLPPLDAPYALDTLLQSATGDLTGLRAPVGVVDLPFEQRRDLLWADLSAHAGHVGIAGAPQTGKSTLVRTLMAALAATHSPRDVQFYCLDLGGSLASLSGLPHVGGIAGRLDGDRVRRTVAEVGAVLTAREAAFARAGVDSIATYRARRAAGEFADDAFGDVFLVVDGWLTLRQEYEDLEQTVTNLAARGLGYGVHVVVTAAKWSELRPSLRDVLGTRFELRLGDPMDSTVGRQAAAAVPAGRPGRGLTAEGRHFLAALPRLDGVGGVDALAEGTAKLVAEIGGIWPAAAAPEVRMLPDRLPWRVLPPATALGRIPFAVSEETLAPLELAFDRDPHLLVIGDTEAGKTNLLRLIIGEICRTYSPEQARLVVADYRRGLTDAATPAHLLGHAASGKALAGFVPQIAQAMRERLDDPGAGSGPGRRPDLFVIVDDHDLTATGADNPLAALADLLPQARDTGLHLIVARRAGGAARAMFEPVIARLKETGSPLVLMSCPKEEGAMFTGIKPRPLPAGRAQYVTRGAGLRLVQTAVHEGAGQ; encoded by the coding sequence GTGACCACCATCTTGTTCCGACGCCCCGCACGGCTGCCCGCGCCGCCGATCCCGGCCGGCGACATCGCGCTGGTTCCGCCGCCGGCCGTGGCCGAGAACGACGGCGACGCGATGGGCTCCGCGCTCCAGTTCCTGCCGATGGGCTTGGGCTCTCTGGGCTCGGTGATGATGTTCACCAGCCGCGGCGCCAGCCCGCAAGGCATGCTCGGCGGCGGCATGCTGGGTTTGTCGTCGATCGGCATGGGCGTGGCACAGTTCGGCCAGCGCGGCGGCCAGCGCAAGCGCAAAGTCGCCGGCGAGCGCCGCGACTATCTCCGCTACCTGGACCAGTTGCGCAAGCAGGTCGGGCAGGCGGCGGCCGCGCAGCGTGCGGCGCTGTGCTGGACGCTGCCCGATCCGGCCACGCTGTGGCAGATCGCTGATTCACCGCGGCTGTGGGAGCGGCAGGCCGGGGACGAGGACTTCGGCGACGTGCGGGTGGCCACCGGCCGGCAGCGGCTCGCGGTCCGGTTGGAGCCGCCGGAGACCAAGCCGTTCGAGGATCTGGATCCGCTGTGTTCGGTGGCGCTCCGGCGGTTCATCCGCGCGCATTCGTCGGTCGGGGACCTGCCGCTGGGCATCTCCACGACCGCGTTCGGCCGGATCGCGCTGACCGGTGACCGGGACGCCGCGCGGGGTCTGGCGCGGGCGATGGTCGCGCATCTGGCGACGTTGCAGGGTCCTGATGATCTGGTGGTCGCCGCGGGCTTTCCTGCGGGGTCGCTCCCGGAGTGGGACTGGATCAAGTGGCTCCCGCACTCGGCACACCCTGAATCGCGCGACGCGGCCGGACCGCTGCGGCTCATCACGGACGGCGCCGGCCTGGACCATCTGGTCTCCGGGTTTCTGCGCGGTCGTGGCGGCTGGGGTTCGGCGTACACCGGGCCGCACGTGCTGATCGTGGTCGACGGCGACAGCCCCGCGGCCGGTGCGCTGCGCGGATTCGCGGGCGTGACAGTGCTCGACGTCTCCGGCACGGTTCCGGACTCCGGCGTGCCCTCGTTGCGTTTGGACGTTTCGACGGACGCCCTGTGCACGGTCGGTACCGACCCCTCCGGCGAACCGGTGCGGACGAAGATCGGTGCGCCCGACAGCCTGACCCGCACCGAAGCCCGCGCCGTCGCGCGCACGCTGGCCCGGTTCCGCCTGCCCGCCGCGGGCGGCCCGCCGGCCGCGGCCGGGCCGGTGGGATTCAGTGCCCTGCTGGGCATCGGGGACCCGCGCCGGCTGGACCCGCTGCGCGCCTGGCGGCCCCGGCCGCCGGCCGACCGGTTGCGGGTACCGATCGGCGTGGACGAGCACGGCGCCGCGGTCTGTCTGGACATCAAGGAGTCGGCGCAGGGCGGCTTCGGACCGCACGGCCTGGTCGTCGGCGCTACCGGTTCGGGCAAGAGCGAGCTGCTGCGCACGCTGGTCCTGGGGTTGGCCGCGACACATTCCTCGGCCGAGTTGAACCTGGTGCTCGTCGACTTCAAGGGCGGCGCGACGTTCGCCGGGCTCGCCGACCTCCCGCACACCGCCGCGGTCATCACGAACCTGGCCGACGAGCTGACGCTGGTGGACCGGATGCGCGACGCGCTGCACGGCGAGATGGTACGGCGCCAGGAACTGCTCCGGGCCGCCGGGAACTTCGCCTCGCTGCTCGACTACGAGCAGGCGCGGGCGCGCGGCGCGGCGCTGGAGGCGTTGCCGTCGTTGTTCATCGTGGTCGACGAGTTCAGCGAGCTGCTGTCGAGCCGGCCGGACTTCTCCGAGCTGTTCGTGATGATCGGGCGACTTGGACGGTCGCTCGGGGTGCACCTGCTGTTGGCGTCGCAGAGGCTTGAGGAAGGACGGCTGCGCGGCCTGGAGACCCACCTGTCCTACCGGATCGGGCTGCGCACGTTCTCCGCCTCGGAGAGTCGGCTGGTGCTCGGCGTCGGCGACGCCTACGAGCTGCCGCGCGACCCGGGGCACGGGTATCTGAAGTTCGACACGCAGTCCATGGTCCGGTTCAGGGCGGCGTACGTGTCAGGGCCCTACACCGCGCAGACCGTCACCTCCGGCGGTCCGGCGACGACGCGGGCCCGGGTCGTGACGTTCTCGGCACGCAACGGCGCGCCGACGGCCGAAGCCGACCCGGTCCGCGAATCCCCAGTACATCAGGACTCTGATGGAACGACCGTCCTGGACCTGGTGGTGGCCGCGCTCAAGGGCAAGGGCCCGGCGCCGCACCGGGTGTGGCTGCCGCCGCTGGACGCGCCGTACGCGCTGGACACCCTGCTGCAGTCCGCCACCGGGGACCTGACCGGGCTGCGGGCGCCGGTCGGCGTCGTGGACCTGCCGTTCGAACAACGGCGGGATCTGTTGTGGGCGGATCTGTCCGCGCACGCCGGGCACGTGGGGATCGCCGGCGCGCCGCAGACCGGCAAGAGCACGCTTGTCCGTACCCTGATGGCGGCGCTGGCCGCGACACACTCGCCCCGGGACGTCCAGTTCTACTGTCTGGACCTGGGTGGCTCGCTCGCGTCGCTGAGCGGCCTGCCGCACGTCGGCGGCATCGCGGGCCGGCTGGACGGCGACCGGGTGCGGCGGACCGTCGCGGAGGTCGGCGCCGTCCTCACGGCACGCGAGGCAGCCTTCGCCCGCGCCGGCGTGGACTCGATCGCGACCTACCGTGCCCGCCGGGCGGCCGGTGAGTTCGCCGACGACGCGTTCGGCGACGTGTTCCTTGTCGTGGACGGATGGTTGACGCTGCGGCAGGAGTACGAGGATCTGGAGCAGACGGTGACGAATCTGGCGGCGCGCGGCCTCGGGTACGGCGTGCACGTGGTCGTCACCGCCGCAAAATGGTCCGAGCTGCGGCCGTCGTTGCGGGACGTCCTCGGAACGCGGTTCGAGCTGCGGCTCGGCGACCCCATGGATTCGACGGTGGGCCGCCAGGCTGCGGCCGCCGTGCCCGCCGGGCGTCCCGGCCGCGGTCTGACCGCGGAGGGCCGGCACTTCCTCGCGGCGCTGCCTCGACTGGACGGTGTCGGCGGAGTCGACGCCCTGGCCGAGGGCACCGCGAAGCTGGTCGCCGAGATCGGCGGGATCTGGCCCGCGGCGGCGGCGCCGGAAGTCAGGATGCTGCCGGACCGGCTGCCCTGGCGGGTGCTGCCGCCGGCCACGGCGCTCGGCCGGATACCGTTCGCGGTGAGCGAGGAGACGCTGGCGCCGCTGGAGCTGGCGTTCGACCGCGATCCGCACCTGTTGGTCATCGGCGACACCGAAGCCGGCAAGACCAATCTCCTGCGCCTGATCATCGGCGAGATCTGCCGGACGTACTCGCCGGAGCAGGCCCGGCTGGTCGTCGCCGACTACCGCCGGGGCCTGACGGACGCGGCAACGCCGGCGCACCTGCTCGGACACGCGGCGTCCGGGAAGGCGCTGGCGGGCTTCGTGCCGCAGATCGCGCAGGCGATGCGGGAGCGGCTCGACGACCCCGGCGCCGGCAGCGGTCCGGGCCGGCGGCCGGACCTGTTCGTGATCGTCGACGACCACGACCTGACGGCCACCGGCGCCGACAACCCGCTGGCGGCGCTGGCCGACCTGCTGCCGCAGGCCCGCGACACCGGGCTGCACCTGATCGTGGCCCGGCGGGCCGGCGGCGCGGCCCGGGCGATGTTCGAGCCGGTGATCGCGCGGCTGAAGGAGACCGGGAGCCCGCTGGTGCTGATGTCGTGCCCGAAGGAGGAGGGCGCGATGTTCACCGGGATCAAGCCGCGGCCGCTGCCGGCGGGCCGGGCGCAGTACGTGACGCGCGGTGCCGGGCTGCGGCTGGTGCAGACGGCGGTTCACGAGGGGGCTGGACAGTGA
- a CDS encoding YbaB/EbfC family nucleoid-associated protein, with protein sequence MSAADVVGTGLAGAAGMDDLLDERSALRDQSVVSAAARLRAALADEVVTGAAEAAPEPGGMTDAQTPAGGFTASASSGTLAGGAGSGGWSRAASSGGAGPGGAPATVTASVSGTGELRDVAISPEAHALPAQRLSSLIKAAIADARRNAALRWRDRLEAELGTDLPAVGGDAIGGLLREDGNG encoded by the coding sequence GTGAGCGCGGCGGACGTGGTCGGGACCGGCTTGGCGGGTGCCGCGGGCATGGACGACCTGTTGGACGAGCGGTCCGCGCTCCGGGACCAGTCCGTGGTCTCGGCGGCGGCGAGGCTGCGGGCGGCGCTTGCGGACGAGGTCGTGACGGGTGCCGCCGAGGCGGCACCGGAGCCGGGCGGGATGACGGACGCGCAGACTCCGGCAGGCGGGTTCACCGCGTCGGCTTCGAGCGGGACCCTGGCCGGCGGCGCGGGCTCGGGGGGATGGAGCCGCGCGGCGTCGTCAGGCGGTGCGGGACCGGGCGGCGCGCCGGCGACGGTGACCGCGTCCGTCTCCGGGACCGGCGAGCTGCGGGACGTCGCCATCTCGCCGGAGGCGCACGCGTTGCCCGCGCAGCGGCTCAGCTCTCTGATCAAGGCGGCGATCGCGGACGCCCGGCGGAACGCGGCACTGCGGTGGCGCGACCGGCTGGAGGCGGAGCTCGGCACGGATCTGCCCGCTGTCGGCGGCGACGCCATCGGCGGCCTGCTCCGGGAGGACGGGAATGGCTGA